GCTCACGCGGTCGCTGGCCGGTGGCGACCTGCGGCTGTTCCTCAACGGCGACCTGCAGTTCTCCTCCAAGGACGAGTACCGCTACCACGAGGCGCTCGTGCACCCCGCCATGGCGGGGTCGCGCTCCCGCGTGCTGGTGCTCGGGGGCGGCGACGGCCTGGCGATGCGCGAGGTGCTCCGCTACCCGGACGTCCGCGAGGCCGTCCAGGTCGAGCTCGACCCGCGGATGCTGCGCCTGGCCCGCGAGGACGAGCGCCTGCGCGCGCTCAACGGCGACAGCCTGCGCGACCGGCGCGTGCGGACGGTCACCCGTGACGCGTTCGCCTGGCTGCGCACCGCGCCCGCGCACGCGTTCGACGTGGTCATCGCCGACTTCCCGGACCCCGACGACGCCGCGCTCGCCAAGCTCTACTCGGTGGAGCTCTACGGGCTGGTGCGCCGCGCGCTCGCGCCGGGCGGTCGCCTCGTGGTGCAGAGCGGCAGCCCGTACTTCGCGCAGAAGGCGTACTGGTCGATCGCCGCGAGCCTCGAGGGCGCGGGCCTGGCGGTCACGAGCTACCACGTCGACGTGCCGAGCTTCGGCGACTGGGGCTTCCACCTGGCCGGGACCGCCCGCCCGGCGCTGACGCTGGATCCGCCGCCGCGACCGCTGCGGTTCCTCGACGGCCCGACGCTGCGGGCCGCCGCCGTGTTCGGGCGCGACCGCCGCCGCCCGCCGGGCGACCTGCGCTCGACGCTCGACAAGCCGCGGATCGTGGCGTACGCCCGCGAGGGCTACCGCGACTACTGAGCGGTCCGTTACGCCCCGGTGACGGGACGGCTGGCACCGTGGAGGACGCCCCGTACGCGCCCCGACCGGTCCGGCCCATCACACCGGCTCCCCCCGATGCGGATCGGTCCGGGGCGCGGCGGCGGCGCGCCCCGCCCGCCGCGGGCGCGAGTAGCCCGGGCGGGAACGGGAAGGATGGGGGTGGCCGCCGGTCCCTCGCGGGCCCTCGGTCCCGGACACGACACCCCCTCGAGAGGACCAGTGCACATGACGCTCCCCACGTCCACCCTCGGCCGCGGCGACGCCGCGCTCACCGTCAGCCGGCAGGGCCTCGGCTGCATGGGCATGTCCGACTTCTACGGCGACCGCGACGACACCGAGTCGACCGCGACCCTCCACCGGGCGCTCGACCTCGGCGTGACCTTCCTCGACACCGCCGACATGTACGGCTTCGGCGCCAACGAGGAGCTCGTCGGCCGCGCGATCGCCGACCGTCGCGACGAGGTCGTCCTGGCCACGAAGTTCGGCATCCTGCGCGATCCCGACGACCCGACCAAGCGCGGGGTCGACGGCCGTCCGGAGTACGTGAAGGCGGCCTGCGAGGCGTCGCTGCGCCGCCTCGGGGTCGACCACATCGACCTCTACTACCAGCACCGGGTCGACCCGGACACCCCGATCGAGGAGACGGTCGGCGCGATGGCGCAGCTCGTCGCCGAGGGCAAGGTCCGCTTCCTCGGGCTCTCCGAGGCGGCGCCCGCGACGATCCGCCGCGCCCACGCCGTCCACCCGATCACCGCCCTGCAGACCGAGTACTCGATCTGGTCGCGCGACCCGGAGCGGGAGATCCTCGCGACGGTGCGCGAGCTCGGGATCGGCTTCGTGCCGTACAGCCCGCTCGGCCGCGGCTTCCTCACCGGGACGGTCCGCACGGTCGACGACCTCCCGGACGGCGACTTCCGCCGCGTCCAGCCGCGCCTGCAGGACGGCAACATCGACAAGAACCTCGCGATCGTCGACGTGGTGCGGGAGATCGCGCAGGCCCACGACGCGACCCCCGGTCAGGTGGCGCTCGCCTGGGTCCACCGCCAGGGCGACGACGTCGCGCCGATCCCGGGCACGAAGCGCCGCACCTACCTCGAGGAGAACGTCGCCGCGCTCGAGGTCGAGCTGACCGACGACGACCTCGCCCGCATCGACGCGGTCGGCCCCGGCCACGGCGACCGCTACCCGGACATGTCCTCCGTGGACCGCTAGACCCCGCTCCCGGCGGCGGGACCGCAAGTTCCCGCCGCGGGGACCGTTGGCGTCTGCATGGGACGCCGAGCGCTGGGGCTGCTGCTGACGATCGCCGCGGGTGCGGGGGCGGCGCCCGCCGCGCACGCGTACCAGCTGGGGGAGACCGGGCTGCGCCCGTCGTCGCTCACGCGCGCCCAGGCGGCGATCCCCGCCGCCCCGCCGCTGACCGGCATGGGCCAGAACATGCGGATCGTCGGCAACCTGCCGCTCGACACCGCGGGCGGCA
The sequence above is a segment of the Paraconexibacter algicola genome. Coding sequences within it:
- a CDS encoding polyamine aminopropyltransferase, whose translation is MTVAVVVALAQRPARAVLLGTVLLVAVCGFIYELVIVAMGTYLLGNSIEQVSLVLAAFVSSMGAGSLLSRPLMGRPVVSFALVECLVALIGGLSAIGLYAAFAYLDLYQPVMLLFAASIGLLVGCEIPLLVVLLQRVRRQETGTSVAELLAADYLGAVVGGVSFPLLLLPFLGQIDTALAVGALNLGAGVVVVWLLGGDLSARTRRWLGVAFAAVLAVLGATAALADRFEVDARQALYDDPIVLSERTRYQEIVLTRSLAGGDLRLFLNGDLQFSSKDEYRYHEALVHPAMAGSRSRVLVLGGGDGLAMREVLRYPDVREAVQVELDPRMLRLAREDERLRALNGDSLRDRRVRTVTRDAFAWLRTAPAHAFDVVIADFPDPDDAALAKLYSVELYGLVRRALAPGGRLVVQSGSPYFAQKAYWSIAASLEGAGLAVTSYHVDVPSFGDWGFHLAGTARPALTLDPPPRPLRFLDGPTLRAAAVFGRDRRRPPGDLRSTLDKPRIVAYAREGYRDY
- a CDS encoding aldo/keto reductase; the protein is MTLPTSTLGRGDAALTVSRQGLGCMGMSDFYGDRDDTESTATLHRALDLGVTFLDTADMYGFGANEELVGRAIADRRDEVVLATKFGILRDPDDPTKRGVDGRPEYVKAACEASLRRLGVDHIDLYYQHRVDPDTPIEETVGAMAQLVAEGKVRFLGLSEAAPATIRRAHAVHPITALQTEYSIWSRDPEREILATVRELGIGFVPYSPLGRGFLTGTVRTVDDLPDGDFRRVQPRLQDGNIDKNLAIVDVVREIAQAHDATPGQVALAWVHRQGDDVAPIPGTKRRTYLEENVAALEVELTDDDLARIDAVGPGHGDRYPDMSSVDR